One Chryseobacterium sp. StRB126 genomic region harbors:
- the ccoG gene encoding cytochrome c oxidase accessory protein CcoG, whose translation MSAESNNIKSLEIENEDFRNSVGTMDETGKRKWIFPRKPKGKYTNYRNYTSYVLLALFFGLPFLKINNNPFFLFNVIDRKFFIIGQPFYLQDFFILALGAVTSVIFVMLFTVVFGRIFCGWLCPQTLFMEMVFRKIEYLIEGDRNKQMKLDRQEWDAEKIRKRLTKWSVFILISLTISTFMFMYIVGYEQVFQIMIEGPSEHPLKFITMIFFTMTFYFVFAWLREQVCTLVCPYGRLQGVLIDKQTINVYYDFRRGEGRSKWRNNEDRKAAGKGDCIDCNQCVVVCPTGIDIRNGQQLECVNCTACIDACDEIMDKVGLPKGLIRYATESEIENREKFKFTSRMKATTVILALLVGFLGFLMYDRGSMEAKFIKPAGSTFFIKNGKITNTFIYTLLNKSNEKKVLTIKVITPEDAEITYFGSEKIILKGDQILKGNINISFPEDKIKFSKQNMTIGVFDEEGKMVDSFETTFEGPFKLVL comes from the coding sequence ATGAGCGCAGAGTCCAACAACATCAAATCCCTGGAAATTGAAAATGAAGATTTTAGAAATTCGGTAGGAACAATGGATGAGACCGGAAAAAGAAAATGGATCTTCCCCAGAAAGCCGAAAGGAAAATATACCAATTACAGGAACTACACCAGTTATGTTTTATTGGCTTTATTCTTCGGATTACCTTTTCTAAAAATTAACAATAATCCATTTTTCTTATTTAATGTTATTGACCGAAAGTTCTTTATCATTGGACAGCCATTTTACCTTCAGGATTTTTTCATCCTTGCCTTGGGAGCAGTTACCTCTGTCATCTTTGTCATGTTGTTCACCGTGGTTTTTGGAAGAATATTCTGTGGCTGGCTTTGTCCGCAAACCTTATTTATGGAAATGGTATTCCGTAAAATAGAATACCTAATTGAAGGAGACCGAAACAAACAAATGAAACTCGACAGACAGGAATGGGATGCTGAAAAGATAAGAAAGAGATTAACGAAATGGTCTGTATTTATCCTGATTTCTCTTACCATCTCTACTTTCATGTTCATGTATATTGTAGGCTATGAACAGGTCTTCCAGATTATGATTGAAGGCCCCTCAGAACATCCTTTAAAGTTTATCACAATGATCTTTTTCACGATGACTTTCTATTTTGTTTTTGCGTGGCTCCGTGAGCAGGTATGTACTCTGGTTTGTCCTTACGGAAGACTTCAGGGAGTATTAATTGATAAACAGACGATCAACGTATATTATGATTTCAGAAGAGGAGAAGGCCGTTCAAAATGGAGAAACAATGAAGACAGAAAAGCGGCTGGTAAAGGAGATTGTATAGATTGTAATCAATGCGTTGTAGTCTGTCCTACAGGAATTGACATCAGAAACGGACAGCAGTTGGAGTGTGTTAACTGTACAGCGTGTATTGATGCCTGTGATGAGATCATGGATAAAGTAGGCCTGCCTAAAGGATTAATCCGCTATGCAACTGAGTCTGAAATCGAAAATCGTGAGAAGTTTAAATTCACTTCTAGAATGAAGGCTACAACTGTCATTCTTGCTCTTTTAGTAGGATTCCTTGGCTTTTTAATGTATGATCGTGGTTCTATGGAAGCTAAATTCATTAAGCCTGCTGGTTCTACATTCTTCATTAAAAATGGTAAAATCACCAATACCTTCATTTATACACTTCTGAATAAATCCAATGAGAAAAAGGTTCTGACCATTAAAGTCATCACTCCTGAAGACGCTGAAATCACTTATTTCGGATCTGAAAAAATTATTTTAAAAGGAGACCAGATCTTAAAAGGAAATATCAACATCTCTTTCCCTGAAGATAAAATCAAATTCTCTAAACAAAATATGACAATTGGCGTTTTTGATGAAGAAGGAAAAATGGTAGATTCTTTTGAAACTACGTTTGAAGGACCGTTTAAACTAGTGCTGTAA
- a CDS encoding SMP-30/gluconolactonase/LRE family protein: MKNICKAGLIGLVFALVNCQSVNSSKMFYEGVKPKMVSDKFSFTEGPSADKEGNVYFTDQPNDKIYYWDWKTNQVIEFLDKTGRANGTHFDKDGFLITCSDDNGEMWKISKDKKVEVLFKNFEGKRLNGPNDVWNDAFGGMYFTDPLYKRDYWGNFKEELPNKSLYYRNKDGKMSKLDTFIQPNGIVGSETLKKLYLSDIDAGKTYVYDILGEGKLSEKKLFCEMGSDGMTLDKHGNLYLTGDGVHVFNRDGKKIYHISIPEKWTSNVTFGGENNDVLFITASKSVYTFPMRVRGIK, from the coding sequence ATGAAGAATATTTGTAAAGCAGGCCTGATTGGTTTGGTTTTCGCATTAGTAAACTGTCAATCAGTAAATAGTAGTAAAATGTTTTATGAAGGAGTAAAACCTAAAATGGTTTCTGATAAATTTAGCTTTACAGAAGGCCCATCAGCAGATAAAGAGGGAAATGTATATTTTACCGATCAGCCTAATGATAAAATCTATTACTGGGACTGGAAAACGAATCAGGTTATAGAATTCTTAGATAAAACAGGAAGAGCAAACGGAACCCATTTTGATAAGGATGGTTTCCTGATTACCTGTTCAGATGATAACGGAGAAATGTGGAAGATTTCAAAAGATAAAAAAGTAGAGGTATTATTCAAAAATTTTGAAGGTAAAAGGTTGAATGGCCCTAATGATGTCTGGAATGATGCTTTTGGAGGGATGTACTTCACGGACCCCTTATACAAAAGAGACTATTGGGGAAATTTTAAGGAAGAATTACCCAATAAAAGCCTTTACTACCGAAATAAAGACGGAAAGATGTCTAAGTTAGACACCTTCATCCAACCCAATGGAATTGTAGGCAGTGAGACTTTAAAAAAATTATACCTTTCCGATATTGATGCCGGAAAAACGTATGTATATGATATTCTGGGAGAAGGAAAATTGTCTGAGAAAAAATTATTCTGTGAAATGGGTTCAGATGGAATGACCCTGGATAAACATGGAAATCTTTATTTAACAGGAGACGGAGTGCATGTTTTTAACCGTGATGGTAAGAAAATTTATCACATCTCTATTCCTGAAAAATGGACTTCCAATGTGACTTTTGGAGGAGAAAATAATGATGTCTTATTCATTACCGCTTCAAAATCGGTGTATACTTTTCCGATGAGAGTAAGAGGAATAAAATAA
- a CDS encoding DEAD/DEAH box helicase, with translation MELQSIYQKLQIQDMNQMQKSTYKASENNTDIVLLSPTGSGKTLAFLFPVLRNLKKNVQGVQALILVPARELALQIEQVFKSMGTDFKVSVCYGGHDKKIEVNNLIEAPAVLIGTPGRITYHVRNNNFDPKTIKTLVLDEFDKALELGFHDDMEFICSSLKGLSQRILTSATAMDEIPAFTGLKDEKIISFLKENEVKPDIQLRKVMTISEEKLDTLFNLVCKIGNKRTLIFCNHRDAVDRISELLHQMGIDRETFHGGMEQDERERALLKFRNDSARILITTDLAARGLDIPEVESIVHYQLPPKEDAFIHRNGRTARMNAKGFVYLIMTEEENFPFIKNDTPEESVAGFTKVPQKTPFQTIYISAGKKDKVNKVDIVGYLLKKGELQKEDVGVIEVKDTTSYVAVSRNKVNALLRKLQNEKLKGKKVKMEVAY, from the coding sequence ATGGAACTACAATCAATTTATCAAAAGCTGCAGATTCAGGATATGAATCAGATGCAGAAATCTACTTATAAAGCGTCTGAAAACAATACCGATATTGTTTTGCTCTCTCCTACCGGATCCGGAAAAACGCTGGCTTTTTTATTTCCGGTTCTTAGAAATCTGAAAAAGAATGTTCAGGGTGTTCAGGCATTAATATTGGTTCCTGCGCGAGAGTTGGCCTTACAGATTGAACAGGTTTTCAAATCAATGGGAACTGATTTTAAAGTTTCCGTTTGTTATGGTGGCCATGATAAAAAGATTGAAGTCAATAATTTAATTGAAGCTCCAGCGGTTTTAATCGGAACTCCGGGAAGAATTACCTATCACGTAAGAAATAACAATTTCGATCCGAAAACAATTAAGACATTGGTTCTGGATGAATTTGATAAGGCTTTGGAACTAGGGTTCCATGATGATATGGAATTTATTTGTAGTTCTTTAAAAGGGCTTTCTCAAAGAATTTTAACGTCTGCAACAGCAATGGATGAAATTCCTGCATTTACAGGCTTGAAAGATGAAAAAATCATCAGCTTCCTTAAAGAGAATGAAGTAAAGCCGGATATTCAGCTGAGGAAAGTAATGACGATTTCGGAAGAAAAACTGGATACCCTTTTCAACCTGGTTTGTAAAATCGGGAATAAAAGGACTCTGATCTTCTGTAACCACCGTGATGCAGTAGACCGTATTTCTGAACTTCTTCATCAGATGGGCATCGATAGAGAGACTTTCCATGGCGGAATGGAACAAGATGAAAGAGAACGTGCTTTACTGAAATTCAGAAATGATTCTGCAAGAATCCTAATTACAACTGACCTTGCTGCCCGCGGACTGGATATTCCTGAAGTGGAATCTATTGTACATTATCAGCTTCCTCCAAAAGAAGATGCTTTCATCCACAGAAACGGACGTACCGCAAGAATGAATGCCAAAGGTTTTGTGTACCTGATTATGACAGAAGAGGAAAATTTCCCATTCATCAAAAACGACACTCCTGAAGAAAGTGTTGCCGGATTTACTAAAGTTCCGCAGAAAACACCTTTCCAGACCATTTACATCAGTGCAGGAAAGAAAGATAAAGTCAACAAAGTAGATATTGTAGGTTATCTGCTTAAAAAAGGAGAATTACAAAAAGAAGATGTAGGTGTTATTGAAGTAAAAGACACCACTTCTTATGTTGCCGTTTCAAGAAATAAGGTGAATGCTCTTTTAAGAAAGCTGCAGAATGAAAAGCTGAAAGGGAAAAAAGTGAAAATGGAAGTTGCTTATTAA